In one Desulfobaculum bizertense DSM 18034 genomic region, the following are encoded:
- a CDS encoding chemotaxis protein CheA has translation MKKSIEACLESLEAEILSLESGKTNPVQVKSVLEHLGLSQVRYADTSVSTLMDMLQDGIAPVSPDMVTALLRMTDGQRLLLYSMAGVVETRAEKIQKLRATGEYIDPAVQAEMKGQGEDKKEQGAERTPEKKRSSAAVQNGAEQAGAGAKVQPGKQPLKAQSTEIASIRVGTDKLDSLIEYVGKLMTQYAVIAQNSSLDAKAVAGMKELESVIGHIKEEVEKIRLVPLKQIFTPIHRLVSSLTLKMEKKVHFEVLGDDLELDKTIVEHINEPLVHLLRNAVDHGLESSSERVAAGKSEEGQLTLSARRENGKAILAVRDDGRGLDPERIRQKAIDRGLLTPEEGLTDEEIFQYILESGFSTAEKVTDISGRGVGMDAVVHSIRGRLGGDIRIQSEKGRGSLFELEIPLERSLSEGILDALIVQMREEIFVVPSQSVLEVYAVSPQELSTMPSGDETVDVRGELYPLFRLDEYFGLESVRGKSFQAGDVQAVVIRVGKKKAAFLVDDVLRQQQVVVAGFTIPVKEIYQVPILGYGMIGERDALVLDVEALFEEIG, from the coding sequence ATGAAGAAGAGCATTGAAGCATGCCTTGAAAGTCTGGAAGCCGAAATTCTCTCTCTTGAGAGTGGAAAGACAAATCCTGTGCAGGTAAAAAGTGTGCTTGAGCATCTGGGACTGTCTCAGGTTCGCTATGCAGACACGAGTGTTTCAACGCTGATGGACATGTTGCAGGATGGTATTGCTCCCGTGAGTCCAGACATGGTCACGGCGCTGTTGCGCATGACAGATGGGCAGCGTCTTCTGTTGTATTCAATGGCAGGTGTGGTTGAAACACGCGCTGAGAAGATTCAGAAGCTGCGGGCCACAGGGGAGTATATTGATCCAGCGGTACAGGCAGAGATGAAGGGGCAGGGCGAAGACAAAAAAGAGCAGGGTGCAGAGCGTACGCCAGAAAAAAAGCGCTCTTCCGCTGCGGTCCAGAATGGAGCAGAACAGGCTGGTGCAGGCGCCAAGGTTCAGCCCGGAAAGCAGCCTCTCAAGGCCCAAAGTACAGAGATTGCCTCAATCCGGGTTGGCACGGACAAACTGGATTCGCTTATTGAATACGTTGGCAAACTCATGACACAATACGCTGTTATAGCACAGAATTCCTCACTTGATGCCAAGGCCGTTGCGGGGATGAAAGAGCTTGAGAGTGTGATAGGGCACATTAAAGAAGAGGTTGAAAAGATTCGACTTGTTCCGCTGAAACAGATATTCACTCCAATCCACAGGCTGGTGTCGAGCCTGACACTCAAAATGGAGAAAAAGGTTCACTTTGAGGTGCTGGGTGATGATCTGGAGCTGGATAAGACAATTGTTGAACACATAAATGAACCACTTGTGCACCTGTTGCGAAATGCTGTGGATCATGGTTTGGAAAGCTCCAGCGAACGAGTCGCCGCAGGAAAGTCCGAAGAAGGGCAGCTGACGCTTTCGGCACGAAGGGAAAATGGCAAGGCTATACTTGCTGTTCGGGATGATGGCCGGGGGCTAGACCCAGAGCGGATTCGGCAAAAGGCCATAGACAGAGGCTTGCTGACTCCAGAAGAAGGGCTGACAGACGAAGAAATTTTCCAGTATATACTGGAGTCTGGCTTTTCCACCGCCGAGAAAGTGACTGATATTTCTGGGCGCGGTGTGGGAATGGATGCTGTTGTTCACTCAATTCGTGGACGCCTTGGCGGCGATATTCGCATTCAGAGCGAAAAAGGGCGCGGCTCGCTGTTTGAGCTGGAAATTCCGCTTGAGCGCTCTCTTTCAGAAGGCATACTGGACGCCCTGATTGTTCAGATGCGCGAAGAAATTTTTGTTGTACCAAGTCAGTCAGTGCTGGAAGTGTATGCTGTTTCTCCACAGGAACTGAGCACCATGCCTTCTGGTGACGAAACAGTGGATGTGCGAGGCGAGCTGTATCCACTGTTCCGGCTCGATGAATACTTTGGGCTGGAATCCGTCCGGGGCAAAAGCTTCCAGGCTGGTGACGTGCAGGCTGTTGTTATCCGGGTAGGGAAGAAAAAGGCGGCATTCCTTGTGGATGACGTGCTCCGGCAACAGCAGGTGGTTGTGGCTGGTTTTACCATTCCGGTAAAAGAAATTTATCAGGTACCCATACTGGGATACGGCATGATTGGAGAACGGGACGCCCTCGTGCTTGATGTGGAAGCACTCTTCGAGGAAATTGGCTAG
- the typA gene encoding translational GTPase TypA, whose amino-acid sequence MSKKTARNEALRNIAIIAHVDHGKTTLVDQMFKQSGVFREGQEVDDRVMDSMDLERERGITIAAKNCSIHWRDKKINIIDTPGHADFGGEVERSLSMCDGAILLVDASEGPLPQTRFVLEKALKSGLKIIVCINKIDRADARPDEVLDEVYDLLIDLGADEDQLEFPLFYAIGRQGIAKKSLDEEAENLHILLDAVIEEVPAPAYDPDAPFQMLVSDLSYSDYLGRLAIGRVFNGRAHSNEQLACIGENGQQNLRVTRLQTYDGTKVVETETATPGDIIVLSGIEDVFIGDTICTVTAPEALPRITVDEPTVSMRFGINTSPLAGQEGKHVTSSKIRDRLMREALSNVAIRVEDTDDRDAFMVKGRGEFQMAIIIETMRREGFELTVGRPEVILKEVDGKLKEPIEHLFIDCDEESMGIITEKLASRKGRMMNLVNSGSGRVRMEFTIPSRGLIGYRDEFLTDTKGTGIMNSLLEGYDDYRGDIPTRFSGSIVSDRAGKGVAYALFNLEPRGRLFVTPNDPVYEGMIVGEHNRENDIDVNPTKGKKLTNMRASGKDEAVTLTNVLPTTLEHALHFIREDELVEVTPESIRLRKVELNAQKRYQMAGRKKAQK is encoded by the coding sequence ATGTCGAAAAAAACAGCGCGCAACGAAGCGTTGCGCAATATTGCCATTATTGCTCACGTTGACCACGGTAAGACCACACTGGTTGACCAGATGTTCAAGCAGAGCGGTGTGTTCCGTGAGGGTCAGGAAGTTGATGATCGCGTGATGGATTCTATGGATCTGGAACGCGAACGCGGCATTACCATTGCTGCAAAAAACTGCTCCATCCACTGGCGCGATAAGAAAATCAACATCATTGACACTCCCGGTCACGCAGACTTTGGTGGTGAAGTAGAACGCTCTCTGTCCATGTGCGACGGTGCCATTCTGCTTGTTGATGCTTCAGAAGGCCCACTGCCGCAGACCCGATTCGTGCTTGAGAAGGCGCTGAAGTCTGGCCTCAAGATCATTGTTTGTATTAACAAGATCGACCGTGCAGATGCTCGTCCTGACGAAGTTCTGGACGAAGTCTATGACCTGCTGATTGATCTTGGCGCTGACGAAGACCAGCTGGAGTTCCCGCTGTTCTACGCCATTGGCCGTCAGGGTATTGCCAAGAAGTCCCTGGACGAAGAGGCAGAAAATCTGCACATCCTGCTGGATGCCGTTATTGAAGAAGTTCCGGCTCCTGCATACGATCCCGATGCGCCGTTCCAGATGCTCGTCTCTGACCTGAGCTACTCTGACTACCTTGGCCGCCTTGCTATTGGCCGTGTCTTTAACGGACGCGCTCACAGCAACGAGCAGCTCGCCTGTATTGGCGAAAATGGTCAGCAGAACCTGCGTGTTACCCGCCTTCAGACTTATGACGGCACCAAGGTTGTGGAAACAGAAACCGCAACTCCCGGTGACATCATTGTTCTGTCCGGTATTGAAGATGTATTCATCGGCGATACCATTTGTACCGTAACCGCTCCCGAAGCACTGCCCCGTATCACGGTTGACGAACCTACCGTGAGCATGCGCTTTGGTATTAATACTTCCCCCCTCGCAGGTCAGGAAGGCAAGCACGTGACTTCCAGCAAGATCCGTGACCGCCTGATGCGCGAGGCTCTGTCCAACGTGGCTATCCGCGTGGAAGACACTGACGACAGAGATGCTTTCATGGTGAAAGGCCGTGGTGAATTCCAGATGGCTATCATCATCGAAACCATGCGCCGTGAAGGCTTTGAGCTGACCGTTGGTCGTCCTGAGGTTATCCTCAAGGAAGTTGACGGCAAGCTCAAGGAACCCATTGAGCACCTCTTTATTGACTGTGATGAAGAGTCTATGGGTATCATCACTGAGAAACTGGCAAGCCGTAAGGGCCGTATGATGAACCTCGTGAACTCTGGCTCTGGCCGTGTTCGTATGGAGTTCACCATTCCTTCCCGTGGCCTGATTGGCTACCGCGACGAGTTCCTGACCGATACCAAGGGTACTGGCATCATGAACTCCCTGCTGGAAGGCTATGACGACTACCGTGGCGACATTCCCACCCGTTTCTCTGGTTCCATCGTTTCTGACCGTGCAGGTAAGGGCGTTGCATACGCTCTGTTTAACCTCGAGCCTCGTGGCCGCCTGTTCGTGACCCCGAACGATCCGGTTTACGAAGGAATGATCGTTGGCGAGCATAATCGCGAAAACGACATCGACGTGAACCCGACCAAGGGTAAGAAGCTGACCAACATGCGTGCATCCGGTAAGGATGAGGCTGTTACTCTGACCAACGTGCTGCCGACAACTCTGGAGCATGCACTGCACTTCATCCGTGAAGATGAGCTGGTCGAGGTCACTCCGGAATCTATCCGCCTGCGAAAGGTTGAACTCAACGCGCAAAAGCGTTATCAGATGGCCGGCCGCAAAAAGGCGCAGAAATAA
- a CDS encoding phosphotransferase enzyme family protein, translating to MLQEQETDFRDILSLFGVAFSSVRKDIPLVGSPERCGWRQVLEAEDGCLWVLEQLKEGQDAWRERVAQVLAVLAENQCPAVVPYEKVGEKFVLHHSSSSWQLQPYVSGEALPRPEYIEDAARGEAVAEFLAGFRTHAAGLAAPDQSEPFSLNAYVQELSETLARGRQDVYAPLVPVLRQLLEWEELFDSAPKALCHGDFHPLNVIWCKGRVEAVVDWEFMGLKPELYDLANCLGCVGSEDPRALVRGLCRACVLSLRDKGVITKQNEHTLVPLLLGLRMAWLSEWLRRHDTEMLEMEVQYMNIILQNRAALERIWGINA from the coding sequence ATGCTTCAGGAACAGGAAACAGATTTTCGGGATATACTTTCTTTGTTTGGCGTTGCCTTCTCCTCTGTGCGGAAGGATATTCCTCTTGTGGGAAGTCCGGAGCGCTGTGGCTGGCGGCAGGTGCTCGAAGCAGAGGATGGCTGCCTCTGGGTGCTGGAACAGTTGAAGGAGGGGCAGGATGCGTGGAGAGAGCGCGTCGCTCAGGTCCTTGCTGTGCTTGCAGAAAATCAGTGCCCGGCTGTTGTGCCGTATGAAAAGGTGGGCGAAAAATTCGTCCTGCATCATTCCTCGTCCTCATGGCAGCTCCAGCCGTATGTTTCTGGCGAAGCTTTGCCTCGTCCTGAGTACATTGAAGACGCTGCCCGGGGTGAAGCTGTGGCAGAGTTTCTGGCAGGGTTCCGAACTCATGCCGCAGGGCTGGCCGCTCCAGACCAAAGCGAACCGTTTTCGCTCAATGCGTACGTGCAGGAACTTTCGGAAACACTTGCCCGAGGCCGTCAGGATGTTTACGCTCCCCTTGTTCCGGTGCTTCGGCAGCTTCTGGAGTGGGAAGAACTTTTTGATTCCGCGCCCAAGGCTTTGTGCCACGGTGACTTTCATCCTCTGAATGTCATTTGGTGCAAGGGACGGGTTGAGGCTGTCGTGGACTGGGAATTTATGGGACTCAAGCCAGAACTGTATGATCTGGCAAACTGCCTTGGCTGCGTGGGAAGCGAAGACCCGCGTGCTCTGGTGCGCGGCTTGTGCCGCGCCTGTGTGCTGAGCCTGCGTGACAAAGGCGTCATTACCAAGCAGAACGAGCACACGCTTGTGCCGCTTTTGCTTGGACTTCGGATGGCCTGGCTGTCTGAATGGCTGCGTCGTCACGATACCGAAATGCTGGAAATGGAAGTCCAGTATATGAATATCATTCTCCAGAATCGCGCGGCTCTTGAGCGCATCTGGGGCATTAACGCATAA
- a CDS encoding Hpt domain-containing protein — MSEQDDMVTEFYSQVNDDFYPLIMEGTELLGEGNLQQGIEVLSRPLHTIKGVTGFMSGFETVSSFTHHVESYLKKLQAGELDERDEFVTLGVQAVLHVFQLLDQIQEQGAVDADELAGLESRLEQASSGDGESADAGTEQLEIEEADGVLVLHVGMPRVHLAPQRASLREALESVQDAPRLRLDLSQVRSMSPRSFEILELFAQEHELELEGMSAGCRATYYAWGFDQSLHESPCVGQGGVPHEEEH, encoded by the coding sequence ATGAGTGAACAGGACGACATGGTCACTGAGTTCTACTCTCAGGTGAATGATGATTTCTATCCGTTGATTATGGAAGGAACTGAACTCCTTGGTGAAGGGAATCTTCAGCAGGGTATTGAGGTTCTGTCTCGTCCTTTGCATACCATCAAGGGTGTGACGGGCTTTATGTCTGGTTTTGAGACGGTTTCTTCCTTTACCCACCATGTTGAAAGTTATCTCAAAAAATTACAGGCCGGAGAGCTGGATGAGCGGGATGAGTTTGTCACGCTTGGCGTACAGGCTGTTTTGCATGTGTTTCAGCTTTTGGACCAGATACAGGAACAGGGCGCTGTTGATGCTGATGAGCTTGCTGGTCTTGAGTCTCGTCTGGAGCAGGCCTCGTCTGGAGATGGAGAAAGCGCCGATGCGGGCACTGAACAGCTTGAGATTGAAGAAGCTGATGGGGTCCTTGTTCTGCACGTTGGAATGCCCCGTGTGCACCTTGCGCCGCAGCGAGCTTCGTTGCGGGAGGCTTTGGAGTCGGTTCAGGATGCGCCCCGTTTGCGGCTGGATTTGTCGCAGGTGCGAAGTATGAGTCCTCGGTCTTTTGAAATTTTGGAGCTGTTTGCGCAGGAACATGAGCTGGAGCTGGAAGGAATGAGTGCTGGTTGCCGTGCGACCTATTATGCCTGGGGCTTTGATCAGTCTCTGCATGAGAGTCCATGCGTAGGGCAGGGAGGTGTGCCTCATGAAGAAGAGCATTGA
- a CDS encoding response regulator, producing MAYDRKVKKRAERASCQRLCVLFCLSAALCATLILAVGSAFAAPADGQLKESLRERFLAAKKSGLTVTVRNDMPPLSYVDRTGEPVGLLVDIWKLWSQRNGVPVLLRAQGKKAGYRDVLVGVSDVLGGVVARDIVEHRIALAGPVYGRQWSVFYRSDRLNPGGLEDFVGTRLAVVDRSPAAEKLLSQAPYIELVPFVSVRQAVKGAMQKNMDGVLVPTLEARQLTFEGGLQGQLLKLPGWDFIEDVRPGFPEDKELYRALLNAGFEAVFPEDYLRIEKRWISSPEDFLYQSGEGKLLLSQWEREWMHHHPAITLGMPYSFPPYSFQDKDGNLQGLLVDTLRRVAHHAGLGLRLVPVPPVNGPIEMIERGVIDGYGGIVGASEGQLLQTRAMTSMPAVLFTRSTEDYSSLDDLDGKRVGLYRDGQYAKLDKRYPDVTFVYVNSLGELWPRLLTGDLDACISTLPTASFYAEQQGIAQLRVGQLFDTPVQFSVGIRRDWPELRSILQKSYESLPIAEKKDINRAWFGIKMQAGLRKDQVWRVGMQLTAAALFVFISFILWNRKLAKEVARRKDAEFKASSVQNFLRNVLDGLPVPMFLKNEEGRFKFVNRPFCLFFGLGPEHVLDRDESEVFPDEFIHSSREVEQDLLIGAGHRTVTQEVQLSTAGQKADVLVARKLIVSKDDEWARGIAGAFFDISVRKKHEREMQHEAERLMRVAEASGDGFWDWNIGETAMYLSPTLYGMLGYAKGELAASADTWQRIIHPEDRDSVMEAFRKHIDSMTPLHREFRLIHKNGTEIWVMARALFLNDKDKGHGITTRVVCVYTDITMRKTLEEDLRKSRDEALSSSEAKTRFLARLGNEIRTPMNGVIGMSELLRDTELNERQLEYVHAIRSAGESMLTVVSDITDFSRLESGRMDIDSIVFNLRDRVFETLKNLSGFADEKDLGFVLSVEPQVPEYVFGDPRRLGRVLDILASNAIRHTEAGQVSVQVSFKKFSGKHVQLEFTVSDTGEGIPHEEQRRIFETFVKSDGIVTRSGNASGLGLAIVAKLVRLMGGEVSVNTSPQEGSLFSFTIMMEVPTEVTVDDEVFVDSRWLEGQSVLLVAPLLEERRELAQKLEDWGMNVFAVDGIEAAQVSLEDAPHTSLLILDKDTMGEEGIAFLRKVRHTPGLVSLVMTARTEHADKFWGHESGIAGTIQKPFEETNLLRSLSRAVGSWENVPLSRSALYGVSHAGSRGTLQVLLVEDTRINMNIAQELLNSFGHNVVAVMDGMEALQVLTEREFDLVILDVQLSRMSGLELVERLREREKETGKYTPVIGMLMEPTEEAKQAVLDAGMDGYLSKPVTPGALYVSLERVQGAHKAEFESLARNFDQMQAKERIADPAQDSVLDFRRIREVFGNQREFMRDNASLFVEDAPLRMEELNSAVDDADALALEMKAQTLRGAVGYFASGRAYDLLLALEQSARRENFTLARQQVRELDQYLDMMIAELRKL from the coding sequence ATGGCGTATGATCGTAAGGTGAAAAAGAGAGCGGAAAGAGCCTCCTGCCAGAGGCTTTGTGTTCTTTTTTGTTTGAGTGCTGCGCTGTGCGCCACGCTCATTCTTGCTGTTGGAAGTGCCTTTGCGGCTCCTGCTGATGGACAGCTCAAGGAAAGTCTTCGCGAGCGTTTTCTTGCGGCGAAAAAGTCGGGCCTGACTGTCACTGTCCGTAATGACATGCCGCCTCTTTCATATGTTGACCGGACCGGGGAACCTGTGGGGCTTCTTGTGGACATCTGGAAGCTGTGGTCCCAACGCAATGGGGTTCCCGTTTTACTTCGTGCACAGGGGAAGAAAGCGGGGTATCGGGACGTTCTCGTGGGCGTTTCGGATGTGCTTGGCGGAGTCGTGGCGCGTGACATTGTCGAGCACCGCATTGCTCTTGCCGGGCCGGTTTATGGGCGCCAGTGGTCTGTATTTTATCGGAGTGACAGGCTTAACCCCGGAGGGCTGGAGGATTTTGTTGGAACCCGTCTGGCGGTGGTGGACAGGAGTCCTGCTGCTGAAAAGCTTTTAAGTCAGGCTCCCTACATTGAGCTGGTTCCGTTCGTGAGCGTGCGACAGGCCGTCAAGGGCGCCATGCAAAAGAATATGGACGGAGTGCTGGTCCCAACGCTTGAGGCGCGGCAGCTGACGTTTGAGGGTGGATTGCAGGGGCAGTTGCTCAAACTCCCGGGCTGGGATTTTATTGAAGATGTGCGCCCCGGTTTTCCTGAGGACAAGGAGCTGTACCGTGCGCTTTTGAATGCAGGTTTTGAAGCTGTTTTTCCAGAAGATTATCTGCGCATTGAAAAGCGCTGGATTAGTTCACCAGAAGATTTTTTGTATCAGTCTGGAGAGGGCAAGCTTTTGCTTTCGCAATGGGAACGGGAGTGGATGCATCATCACCCAGCCATTACTTTGGGGATGCCGTATTCCTTCCCGCCGTATTCTTTTCAGGACAAGGATGGGAATTTGCAGGGCTTGCTGGTGGACACCCTGCGCCGAGTGGCTCATCACGCGGGGCTTGGCTTGCGCCTTGTGCCCGTGCCTCCTGTAAATGGTCCTATTGAGATGATTGAGCGTGGTGTCATTGATGGCTATGGCGGAATAGTCGGAGCTAGCGAGGGGCAGCTCCTCCAGACTCGAGCCATGACTTCGATGCCAGCTGTGCTTTTTACCCGTTCAACAGAAGACTATTCTTCGCTGGATGACTTGGACGGCAAGAGGGTTGGGCTGTACCGGGATGGGCAGTATGCCAAGCTGGACAAGCGTTATCCTGATGTCACATTTGTGTATGTGAATTCTCTTGGAGAGCTGTGGCCGAGGCTTTTGACGGGGGATCTTGACGCCTGCATAAGCACCTTGCCCACGGCAAGTTTTTATGCCGAACAGCAGGGCATCGCACAGCTTCGGGTTGGGCAGCTCTTTGATACACCTGTGCAGTTTTCTGTGGGGATTCGTCGAGACTGGCCAGAGCTGCGAAGCATTTTGCAGAAGAGCTATGAGAGCCTGCCCATTGCGGAAAAAAAGGACATCAACCGGGCATGGTTTGGCATTAAAATGCAGGCTGGCCTGCGCAAAGATCAGGTGTGGCGGGTTGGAATGCAGCTTACTGCTGCTGCTCTTTTTGTTTTTATTTCGTTCATTCTCTGGAATCGGAAACTTGCCAAGGAAGTTGCTCGCAGAAAAGATGCCGAGTTTAAGGCGTCTTCTGTGCAAAACTTTTTGCGAAATGTTTTGGATGGGCTGCCTGTCCCCATGTTTCTCAAGAATGAAGAGGGACGCTTTAAATTTGTGAACCGGCCGTTCTGTCTTTTCTTTGGACTAGGGCCTGAACATGTTTTGGATCGTGATGAGTCTGAGGTTTTTCCTGACGAGTTTATCCACTCTTCACGAGAGGTGGAGCAGGATTTGCTGATTGGGGCCGGGCATCGGACTGTGACGCAGGAGGTACAGCTAAGTACTGCTGGGCAAAAAGCAGATGTTTTGGTCGCACGCAAGCTTATTGTCAGTAAGGATGATGAATGGGCAAGAGGCATCGCCGGAGCGTTTTTTGATATTAGTGTGCGCAAGAAGCACGAGCGGGAAATGCAGCACGAGGCAGAGCGCCTGATGCGAGTTGCCGAGGCGTCTGGAGATGGCTTTTGGGACTGGAATATCGGTGAAACAGCGATGTACCTGAGTCCTACGCTGTATGGGATGCTTGGCTACGCCAAAGGCGAGCTTGCCGCATCTGCGGACACATGGCAGCGCATCATTCATCCAGAAGACCGGGATTCGGTCATGGAAGCATTTCGCAAGCATATTGATAGTATGACACCCTTGCACCGAGAGTTTCGGCTTATTCATAAAAATGGGACAGAAATTTGGGTCATGGCCCGTGCCCTGTTCCTGAATGACAAAGACAAGGGACATGGGATTACAACTCGCGTTGTCTGCGTATATACCGACATAACCATGCGGAAGACGCTTGAAGAAGATCTTCGCAAGAGCCGGGATGAGGCGCTGAGTTCGAGTGAGGCCAAGACCCGTTTTCTTGCACGGCTTGGAAATGAAATACGTACGCCAATGAATGGTGTCATTGGGATGAGTGAACTCCTGCGCGATACAGAGCTGAATGAGAGACAACTGGAATATGTTCACGCGATTCGGTCGGCTGGAGAGTCCATGCTGACGGTTGTTTCTGACATTACGGACTTTTCGCGCCTTGAGTCTGGGCGCATGGATATTGATAGCATTGTGTTTAATCTGCGGGACAGGGTTTTTGAGACGCTCAAAAACCTTTCCGGTTTTGCAGATGAAAAGGACTTGGGCTTTGTCCTCAGTGTGGAGCCGCAGGTCCCTGAATATGTGTTTGGTGATCCTCGTCGACTGGGTCGGGTGCTGGATATCTTGGCATCCAATGCAATACGCCACACAGAAGCAGGGCAGGTTTCTGTTCAGGTGTCCTTCAAGAAGTTCTCAGGCAAGCACGTGCAGCTTGAGTTTACTGTTTCGGATACGGGTGAGGGAATCCCACATGAAGAGCAGCGGCGTATTTTTGAAACCTTTGTGAAGTCCGACGGAATTGTAACCCGAAGCGGAAATGCCAGTGGCTTGGGCCTTGCTATTGTGGCCAAGCTTGTGCGGCTTATGGGTGGTGAAGTCTCTGTGAATACCAGCCCGCAGGAAGGAAGTCTGTTTAGCTTTACGATTATGATGGAAGTCCCCACCGAAGTAACGGTTGACGATGAAGTCTTTGTCGACAGCCGATGGCTGGAAGGGCAGAGTGTTTTGCTTGTGGCTCCTTTGCTTGAGGAACGCAGAGAGCTTGCCCAAAAACTTGAAGACTGGGGCATGAATGTTTTTGCGGTTGATGGAATTGAGGCCGCTCAAGTTTCTCTCGAAGATGCTCCACATACGTCGCTTTTGATTTTGGATAAAGACACGATGGGCGAAGAGGGCATCGCTTTCCTGCGAAAAGTTCGTCACACTCCGGGGTTGGTAAGCCTTGTCATGACCGCTCGCACCGAGCATGCAGACAAGTTCTGGGGGCATGAATCAGGCATTGCCGGAACGATTCAGAAACCCTTTGAGGAAACGAATTTGTTGCGAAGCCTGAGCCGTGCCGTGGGAAGCTGGGAGAATGTCCCTCTGTCCCGAAGTGCCTTGTATGGTGTTTCTCACGCTGGCAGCCGTGGGACGCTACAGGTTTTGCTGGTCGAAGACACACGCATAAACATGAATATCGCTCAGGAACTGCTCAATTCCTTTGGTCATAATGTCGTCGCGGTGATGGACGGCATGGAAGCTTTGCAGGTTTTGACAGAGCGGGAGTTTGATCTTGTTATTCTGGATGTACAGCTTTCGCGTATGAGTGGGCTGGAGCTTGTCGAGCGTTTGCGAGAGCGGGAAAAGGAAACAGGGAAGTATACGCCAGTGATTGGCATGCTTATGGAGCCGACAGAGGAGGCCAAGCAGGCTGTTCTTGATGCTGGCATGGATGGATATTTGAGTAAGCCTGTGACTCCTGGGGCGCTGTATGTGTCTTTGGAACGGGTTCAGGGGGCGCATAAGGCAGAATTTGAGTCTCTTGCGCGCAATTTTGATCAGATGCAGGCGAAGGAGCGAATCGCAGACCCCGCGCAGGATTCCGTGCTTGATTTTCGGAGGATTCGGGAAGTCTTTGGGAATCAGCGAGAGTTTATGCGGGATAATGCGTCACTCTTTGTAGAAGACGCTCCCCTGCGGATGGAAGAGCTGAACAGTGCTGTGGACGATGCAGATGCCCTTGCCCTTGAGATGAAGGCGCAGACGCTTCGTGGTGCTGTTGGGTACTTTGCGAGTGGCCGGGCCTATGACCTTTTGCTGGCGCTGGAACAGTCCGCCCGGCGAGAGAATTTTACCCTTGCCCGACAGCAGGTCAGGGAGCTTGACCAGTATCTTGATATGATGATTGCAGAATTGCGAAAACTCTAG
- a CDS encoding DUF401 family protein, with amino-acid sequence MHTFSQFFPLIKIAAAFGIMLTGIRLRIGLGLSILAGGGSMALFFGLPISAWPQSAVNGIMDQTTLFLELIVSCIMVLSHLLEKTGQSKRLMAALSVYMQNPKLRLIFFPILIGLLPMPGGAVFSAPMVDSVSHGMHLKGEDKSAVNYWFRHVLEMSWPLYPGLLMASTLSGLPITRLAFYNLMASVIFFMLGYIFILKPIMARATILPIPDKRTGETWKEALIAGLPLITAIGGAIVLEFFIGVFFPSAPFEIGIIIALLSAITCCFVQNHFSIAPVLATFKAKSFWGILWVILTIFVFKQLIHDAQVIQGLAQLASGSTALIVAGVCLPFLVGFISGITLAYVGSTFPIMLGLLAQLGLQQYTLQFTILGMFAGFTGIMVSPIHICFLVSCEYFRANFTQTWRRIALPSMLILFFGSIWFSILMVA; translated from the coding sequence ATGCATACCTTTTCACAGTTTTTCCCACTCATAAAAATTGCTGCTGCGTTCGGCATCATGCTTACAGGCATTCGCCTGCGCATTGGCCTTGGACTCTCCATCCTTGCAGGTGGTGGTTCAATGGCCCTTTTTTTTGGACTCCCCATCAGCGCATGGCCGCAAAGTGCGGTCAACGGCATCATGGACCAGACCACCCTTTTCCTCGAACTTATTGTGAGCTGCATCATGGTGCTCTCGCACCTTCTGGAAAAGACAGGGCAATCAAAACGCCTTATGGCAGCGCTCTCGGTCTACATGCAGAACCCAAAGCTTCGGCTTATCTTTTTCCCAATTCTTATTGGGCTGTTGCCCATGCCCGGCGGAGCCGTCTTTTCTGCCCCTATGGTCGACAGCGTCTCCCACGGGATGCACCTAAAGGGGGAAGACAAAAGCGCCGTCAATTACTGGTTTCGGCACGTTCTGGAAATGTCGTGGCCACTGTATCCGGGCCTGCTTATGGCCTCGACTCTCTCAGGCCTGCCCATCACGCGGCTTGCGTTCTATAACCTTATGGCCTCGGTTATCTTTTTTATGCTTGGCTATATTTTTATTCTCAAGCCCATCATGGCCCGCGCCACCATTCTCCCCATTCCAGACAAACGAACTGGCGAAACATGGAAAGAAGCGCTTATAGCAGGCCTGCCGCTCATCACAGCCATTGGTGGTGCCATTGTTCTTGAATTCTTTATTGGCGTGTTCTTTCCCAGCGCGCCCTTTGAAATCGGCATCATTATAGCTCTGCTCAGCGCCATCACATGCTGCTTTGTGCAGAACCACTTTTCCATTGCCCCTGTTCTGGCGACATTTAAGGCCAAAAGCTTCTGGGGCATCCTGTGGGTCATCCTGACCATCTTTGTTTTCAAACAGCTCATTCATGACGCACAGGTCATTCAGGGACTGGCTCAGCTCGCCAGCGGAAGCACAGCGCTCATCGTCGCAGGCGTCTGCCTCCCCTTCCTTGTCGGCTTCATTTCGGGCATCACTCTGGCCTATGTGGGAAGCACCTTTCCCATCATGCTCGGCTTGCTCGCCCAGCTTGGTCTCCAGCAGTACACCCTGCAGTTTACCATCCTTGGCATGTTTGCAGGATTCACCGGAATTATGGTTTCCCCAATTCACATTTGTTTTCTCGTTTCCTGCGAATACTTCCGGGCAAACTTCACTCAGACGTGGCGGCGCATTGCCCTCCCCAGCATGCTCATCCTCTTCTTTGGGAGCATCTGGTTCTCCATCCTGATGGTTGCCTAA